GCTAGATTAAAATGATCTcaataatgatatttatataaacactctataaattaaaataattattagtcaaatatttgataataatatacataatattattcTTGTGCACGCTTTATCAAGAAATCTCCTAACAGCACGTAACAATATTTAAAGGTATCATAATTTTCAAATCAATAAGAGgagaaaaaatctaaaatatttcgAATGACTTACGTCTGAGAGGtgagtctatatatatataagtgttATTTTATGTTCATTATACAAGAGATctttatttgtgaaaaaatgaAGATCTCTTAATGAACAATGATAATATACTACTCTATataatttaatgtaaaaattaaGTCAAATGAGGTTTCTTAAAGAGAGAACAGTTTGAGAAAACGGAACAACAACTTACTACAAATACTAGATTCTAGAATtgaaaaacaatagaaaataacTACACTAAAAGAGATCCATTTTTTCTATGATTTAAATAGTTAATCATAGGAAACTATAAAACTATAATTCTTGACTTCCCACTCTAAAAACCTTAAACAGAAGAATGACTATATCACCACATATGTCGACATAGAAACATGGTGTAGAGGGGAGAAAAGTTAATTTCTCTTGTCATTTTCCTCCTATTAGGTGGAAACAGTGACAATTTAGAGTTGATCAATACCCATGAAAATATCTTCATTCATGTCTACCTTTTCTTCACCATCACCTATGTTATGCACGATAGCAACAACCATTTTGTTTTTGCTCCCGATTTCAAGTGGAGGCTTAGTTCCGATAATTGGAGAAGCAACATCTGTTGAATGCTTAACGCGCTTGGACAAGGATGATGATGCGTTAAATATTGATTCTTTGGGTGAAATATTTATGCCTTTTGGAAGATTCAATTTGGAATTATTGTTGCAACTAGCAAGATATCTACGGCTCTTGGGTGGATCATGATTGTGTTCACCGGAACAAGATACCAAGAAAATGTCCTCATCCTTTGAGCTTTTCTCAATTTGTTTCTTTGCTTCACAGTGTTTTGATGTGCTACACTTATAGTAATTCCTGTTATGCCAtatacacaaaataataataagcttaattcaaatattataagtgtgtataccattaataattttttactactTTTTGTTATGAAAATTGAGAATGAAAGAGAACATAACTTTCTATGACATGAAAAAATGGTGAGAGAGCAAACCTTGGAAATGGGGAACCTTTTATATACTTCTGACCATACTTGCGCCATGCCCATTTGTCATTTGTGAGTTCCTGTTGCGACGATTCATAGGTAAGCATTATCGAGTGGTTTTTCCTGAATCAGAAGcactaaaatcaaaattttgatcatACACACATAAAACGTAATGAAATGAGTGGTTACCTTGTTTGAGATTGGGTCAAAGTAGTAttcatagaaaaagaaaaattaggaTGACTGTTAGCCCCTATATCCAGTTGTTTTTGTTTATCTATCCATTCTGCTTGTGTTGTAGTTGGTGGCACACATTCCACTATTGTTCGTGATTGAGGAACAGTTATTTGTTGGATAAATTGAATTGGTGTAATTGAATGTAAGTACAATTCTTGGTTGTTGTTTTGGTTCGATATGATAACCTGGTCATATGATCTTTCCTGGCGAATGATTGGAAAATCTAAAGAAACAATTTCAGATGAACCGGTAAAACTATTCATGCGAGGAGCTAAAGTTTTGTCAAAATAACTCCAAACATGAGACACATTCAAACCTAATTTGGGATATACAACATTGTTAGGTTTATTGATATTACAACTTCTTGCTACTACACCTATATCCCGATTATCATCCCCCATTTTAGATCTGTATATATTAATATCTagttaaattcaaaaaatgaaaatgaatttaTAGTATAAACTAATGATGTTTTCTATAAAAGCATAGCTGAAAAGAGGATTCAAAGAGGGGGATAGACTTATGGAGGTAGTAGAGCATAAATGAAAAGAGGATTCAAAGAGGGGGATGACTTATGGAGGTAGTAGATTAGCAAGAAGAACGTTTTAGTAAGtaagaaattataaaacaaaGTATGGTATGAAGAAAGTGAAGCTACTTCACAActtaaatagagaaaaataaaagcgTATCTACCTACTACGCATGCCCACATTTACTTTTTagtaaatgaaaattaaataattttttctattttaaagaGATGAGGTAGGCGACAAAGTAGTATTCAAAGATAACTTATGCGATACAAGaaaagtcaaataaaatttatgcacctttttttttgagattattCATATCATATGATATACACTAAACTATTCAAAGTCTATGATATGACTCATAATTTATCGTGATGACGCTTATCATAACCCTTTTTTTAGGCAAGACAAAAAACCTAAATTTACAAAACATCAGAATATAACGATAAATAGCAGGAGGAAACAAGAATAAAGATACAAAATAGGGccataaaatagaaattaaacaTGATATACAATGTATAAAAGATGCCTGAAAATGAGAAGAACGACAAAGTATCATAAGAACTAAATCTTCAAACATGGTGTCACTAGAACATGAAGAACTAAGTATAGAAACTCTATATAAAAATGGACTAACTAATCAAAATGCAAAACAAAAGTcagtaaaaaatagaaaaagcaGCAAGTCTTTGGGCACTAGGAACTCACCATGATCCAAGTCAGTGATGATCAAAAGGGATTCAACGCTACATGAGAGTGGATCCTACTTGTAATTCTCTCAGAAAAAGATACATAAATGTAGTATAAGTACTACATCACAGTATGGTCTATAGGTATCATGAGTCGACGGCgctaaaaagataaaatatattaagagaAGTGATATACCTTTAGCTTAAAGTATTTTTGATCTGTTTCACTTAGAATTGGTGTATGTCTAGTGCTATTTTATTGTTGGAAATAAcgattatataaaatttttgtagGAAATAAGTTTGGATGCGGTGGACTGTGATAAGAGTTGAAACATGCAGAATTGTCCAATGACGGAGCCAACCACGGAGAATTGGTTCATTGATGGGCTGTAGGTGATGCAACATAGATGATGGTTCAAAAAATTTTGCCAAAGTCTGGAAACTCGGAGGATATCGATGACGTATAAATCGAATGATAGACCGTCCTATACATCCATCACTTGCAATAAGAAATTTGAAGTTCAATTACTTCAAACGTAAAGGCAAGTAAGGAAACGTAGTCAAGTCCAAAGACAATAGGTCCAACCATTGTCTGAAGTCCCTATAATAATTTCCAAGAGTTAATCCTTGAAGGAGACCATGGACCATTAGTGGATCCACAGTCTGTAGCTTCTGCCTCCGATTGAAACCGCATCTAACcaattatttccttattttgtttcCTACTTGGTTGAGTATTTTTACTATGAATATTAGTTTTTATATACGTTTTTAGGGTTATACATTATTGTATACTTTAGTTTTGGCTTTTTGGAATTATTTTTCTAACACTtagcaattttttttggaaCCTAGTTTATGCAAAtttcacttttaattttaaattaaagatttcAGTTTTCTTGTATTATCAttgtaagttcatgaattcttttatcttaattatgaattgtgaacTCTCAATGACGAGTGACTAAATCAACATCTAGGGTTTTTGGAACCATGACCAATTAACAAAGTATGAATAATAACAAAGTAACGTAATAGTGTTTATGCATGCATTGTTAATCTTTTTATTTAGAACTCACCTCATTCCTACTTTAACTTACCAAGGGGGTAAtcattgagaaaaatattttacaacaGAGATTTAGttagggattttcttctatttaataGTTTGACTTTAATCAATTGAGAAAAGGTCGAATACCCTAGCTTAATTAACTCAATGACTAATTGTGGGTGCAGGTAAGGGTTTGTAATGCACACATTCGTAGATTTACCATGTCACGAGTGAAAATCCTTATGATGATAGCCAATAacttagagatacataacttatcaacCTTGCATGTCAAACACTAGGAAATGATTACTACTATTATGATTACCACATTAAAATCATGTGGGAaacacatataccctagttTCCATTCTAATGATATCTAAAACAATGAATGTTTCTTACTTGTTACTTATTGATTCAAATGAACAACCTGTTACTTTATTTACAAAAAACCCTGTTTACCTATGTCGAAAATAGTTTGATTAAAAAGAGATAATTATGAGTATTTATGTGTCTAAACCATATTCCTCGTGCGATTGAACCTAACAtacaaatttgattttttacttGATAATGATTGTTTATGCTTTTTTTACGGTGTAATTTTATCCTATCAAATTTTGGCATTGCTTCCAAGGaatataacttttaaattaagtttaactaaattaataaacttAAGTCAAGTATTTcatgatttatgttttttattttttgttttctacaGGTTTCAACTCTAGAATATGTCAAGTACACGAAATCAAGGCTAATCATTAACCCCCTACGATCGACAATTGAGAAGAACTTTGAGGAAAATAAGTACACCACAATCTAACTAGAGAGGGGTCTAGATGATAGTTACGTCCCAAGCGTATCTCGTAGACTGGCATGACATGAGCATAATGAGAGTAATAATAACTGATACGTCTACTAATAATAAAGTATATCTAAAATGATTGGGTAATACCCATgtacaaaactaaaaatattaaatgtgagAATTCAATACAAACAAATATCCAACTCGAAATACTAATTTGAATCTAGTGATGTCTTAAAATAGCccctaactgactagaaatttTGGGACATGCACCAGCTATGCCTAGCAAAATTGAAAGTAAAAGggtgaaattttttaagataACAAAGGTATTGTCCTTGAAGGATGAGGACTCAACACTGATGTTTTTAGAGCTAAGTCATCGAGCCGGCCCGGTAAAAGCTTGAGGGAATCCCTCAGACGTAATAACAGTTTCTTACTGTTATAGATAACAAGCTCATATATCTGATGATCCTTTATAAGAGGCTGAAAGGTGTATTTAATAGAACCGCTAGCAAAGAATTTCTAAAAGAGACAAACTTCAAAACGAGATAATTTGTGGAAGTAGATAGTATAAATAGAAGTATCTTTGCAAACTACATGATCTAAACGATCGATAAACTCGGTCAACATCTTATAGATCCTTTTAGGAAAAGTATCATATAGAAAAATCAGATACTTTTCACAAAAATATGTTTCAATACTACCAACTTGCTTTTTAGACAGGGCAGAGCCGGGTTTGACCACTACAAAGCCCATGGCATATGGCATGTGCACTTTCTCTATCTGATTAGTATCGGACTCTACGGGAATGGTTTCAGTATCTACAACAATGAAGGATCTTCTTTCCTTGCAATTAGATTTGAGTCGTGATATGCTTAAGGTACTTAGGTTTACAATTTTCAATCATTCGTAGAGCTATACTATCATACACCTCATCACTTACCACACTTTCAGCGATCAGGCGATATATCTGATCATTAGAGATATTCATATCTACACTAGAGTGGTTTTGATCATAATAGATTCGAATGAATATGTCAGTTATAACAACATCGCCGTAAGCCTGAGCCTTTTCCCTAACATATTCATCAACTATATCTCTGATA
This DNA window, taken from Solanum lycopersicum chromosome 5, SLM_r2.1, encodes the following:
- the LOC104647604 gene encoding probable WRKY transcription factor 27, whose translation is MGDDNRDIGVVARSCNINKPNNVVYPKLGLNVSHVWSYFDKTLAPRMNSFTGSSEIVSLDFPIIRQERSYDQVIISNQNNNQELYLHSITPIQFIQQITVPQSRTIVECVPPTTTQAEWIDKQKQLDIGANSHPNFSFSMNTTLTQSQTRKNHSIMLTYESSQQELTNDKWAWRKYGQKYIKGSPFPRNYYKCSTSKHCEAKKQIEKSSKDEDIFLVSCSGEHNHDPPKSRRYLASCNNNSKLNLPKGINISPKESIFNASSSLSKRVKHSTDVASPIIGTKPPLEIGSKNKMVVAIVHNIGDGEEKVDMNEDIFMGIDQL